The following proteins are co-located in the Cyprinus carpio isolate SPL01 chromosome B19, ASM1834038v1, whole genome shotgun sequence genome:
- the LOC109111442 gene encoding replication protein A 14 kDa subunit-like yields the protein MTGVYESPKPRINASMLSQYIGRPVCFVGRLEKVHPSGKALTLSDGEGKSASVELSEPLDEELSGIVEVIGMVSNKGTVMAVSYTQYREDKISFDLELYNEGLKVLHDFPQHYPFEVSLSG from the exons ATGACAGGCGTTTACGAGTCTCCCAAACCCAGAATCAACGCGTCGATGTTGTCTCAGTACATCGGTCGCCCAGTCTGCTTCGTTGGACGATTAGAAAAG GTGCATCCATCAGGAAAGGCTCTTACTCTGTCAGATGGAGAAGGAAAGTCTGCATCAGTGGAGCTCAGTGAGCCT CTGGACGAGGAGCTGAGTGGGATTGTGGAGGTTATTGGGATGGTGTCGAATAAAGGGACAGTTATGGCTGTGTCATATACTCAGTATCGAGAGGACAAGATCTCTTTCG ATCTGGAGCTGTATAATGAAGGCCTGAAGGTTCTCCATGATTTTCCCCAGCATTACCCGTTTGAGGTGTCATTAAGTGgttaa